The Pontibacter sp. SGAir0037 DNA segment CAGGTAAATAGCTTGATGGATTATGTGATTGTGGGTGGCGGACCAACAGGAGTAGAGCTGGCCGGAGCTTTGTGTGAGCTCAGAAATCATGTATTTCCGAAAGACTACAGAGAACTGGACTTTAAGGAAATGGATATCCACCTGATCCAAAGCGGAGGGCAGTTGCTGAAAGGTATGTCGGAGGAAGCCTCGCTGAAATCTTTAAAATTTCTGGAGGAGCTGGGGGTGAAAGTGTGGCTAAACCGGCGTGTTAAATCATACGATGGCTATACGGTAATCCTTGATTCCGGAGAGACTTTAAAAAGCCGCACCCTGATCTGGGCAGCTGGTGTAACCGGGGCACCTGTACCGGGGCTAAGGCCGGAAAGTGTTTTAAGGGGAAATCGCATTCAGGTTGATGTCTATAATCGTGTGGCCGGGTATAATAATATTTTTGCCATAGGCGATATTGCGGCCATGGTAACAGATGAAAATCCGCAAGGGCACCCGATGCTGGCACAGCCTGCCATGCAGCAGGGGGAGTTGCTGGGGAAAAATTTCATAAACATGCTTACCAGCAAGCCACTACAACCCTTTAAGTACAAAGATCAAGGAGCAATGGCAACAATAGGGCGTAATCGTGCTGTAGCCGATCTTAAACTATTTAACAAAGAAATTAAAACACAGGGCTTTTTTGCCTGGCTTATCTGGATGTTTATTCACCTTATTTCCATTGTCGGTTTCAGAAACCGGCTGGTGGTTATGCTTAACTGGTGCTGGAATTACTTTACCTTTAATTCAGATAACCGCATTATTATTGGCAATAAACAGGAAAATATACCCGTTGCAGATACCATTACACATAAAACAATTACTTAATAGAGGTAGAGAGGTAAGTTGTTCAGGAATAAAGTATCCTGAACAACTTACCTCTCTACCTCTATAATCGCTAAATCGGGTATTGCCTTGGTTTTACCTGCACGCTTACCCATTGCACAGTGGTCATTTCATCCAGAATAAAGCCGTCTCCGAACCGGCCTACTCCCGAGTTTTTCTCTCCACCAAAAGGCGTTTGTGGTTCGTCATTCACAGACTGGTCGTTTATATGAATCATGCCCGTTTCCACCCTTCTGGCCACTTGTATACCACGTTGTAAGTCTTGCGTATGAAGAGCCCCGCTCAGGCCAAACTCAGTAGCGTTTGCCAGTTCAATGGCTTCCTCGTCATCTTTAAAAGAAATAATTCCGACAGCCGGACCAAAAACCTCTTCCTGAAAAATAGGCATGTCTTTGGTTACACCTGATAGCACCGTTGGTAATACGACGTTCCCTTCGGCAGTGCCTCCGGTTTCTAGTTTGGCGCCAGCTTTCACAGTGCGCTCAACCAGTTCCACCACACGTTTGGCGGCTTTGTTATCTATAAGCGGCCCAACTATAGTGTCTTCTTTTCTCGGATCTCCATATTTAATTTGCCGGGCTTTTTCTACAAATTTCTCGGTAAACTCATCGTACAGGCTTTCATGCACCAGAATGCGGTTTGTAGACATGCATATCTGGGCCTGGTGCATAAACCGGCCAAAGGCAGCTGCTTCTACAGCCCGGTCTACATCAGCATCATCAAGTATGATAAAGGCATTGTTGCCTCCTAACTCCAAGGCCAGTTTCTTAAGACCTTCGCCACCTATTCTGCCAATGCCTTTACCTACCGGGGTAGATCCGGTAAAGGATACCAGTTTTGAAATCGGGTGTCCTGTAAAATAATCACCAATCGCACTCGATTTTCCTACTACCACGTTAAAAACACCAGCCGGCAAGCCTGCTTCTTCGAATATTTTGGCAGCCAGCGTGCCGCCAGTTACCGGAGATTGAGAGGCTGGCTTTACAACAATGGTATTCCCAATGGCGATGGCAGGCGCAATAGAACGCATCGACAGGTATAGCGGGAAATTCCAGGGGCTGATAATGCCAATTACACCCAATGGTTTTCTATAAATATAGTTTTCTTTGCCAGGTACAGAGGAAGGTGTAATCAAACCCTGCATCCTGGTTGGGAAAGAGGCTGCTTCAACAATCATATCATACGTTTGCTGCAGCTCAATGCCAGCTTTCAAATGCGTACTTCCTGCCTCATTTACCAGCCAATCTATCACTTCTTCTTTCCGTTGCTGTAAAATTTCGGCGGCTTTCAACATGATGGCTCTTCTTTCTATAGGGTTTGTTTCACCCCACGATTTACCAACCTCTTTTGCTATATGAAAGGCTCTGTCTACGTCGCCAGTGCTGGCGCATTTAAATTTGTTCAGCACCGATTCATCATAGGGGTTTAGGTTCTCAATTTCATAGTCTTCACTACCATCCATCCATTCCCCTCCAATGTATTGCTTGTTTAAATCTTCATAGCCGGTTACAGTTTCTTTTTCCGACATTACTTCTGCTTGTTTCATGGCTTTCCGGTATAATATGTTATATTATTGTCTAACCTTAAATAGTTTATATAGGTTTTTTTTATAATAGGATAGGATTATATAGGAATAATGTAAAAAGGAGCTTGTTATGGAAACAAGCTGTACCTGTATAGAGTACATCATCTTTTAAAAAATAAAACCAATGGATGCTGAAGAAACATTAGAGCCCTCCTCAGAGGAAGTATCAGATGCAGCACGCGACTTAGAAGTATCTGCCGCCCTGCTACCCAAAGGGTTAAAAAAGAAAAATGTCCTGTTTATGGGGCCTGTAGTGGATGGATTTTTCCAGCCTGAAAAAGATAAGCTGCACGATCCGCCGCGCTGGGAGCCGGGGAACTACAGTCTGGCTGCAGGAAAGTGGCCCCCGCCAAGCCTTGTGCCCAATTTTATTGACTTAACTTCTTATAATGGCTACGTGCTTATGGTAATGGCATCAGAGTGGGACAAGGAGGTGATAAGTGAGGCAAGAATTTTTGGCGTGCTGGATGCAGGTTCAGGCGATGTAGTGGGTAAGTTTGTTTATAAAAACCTACAGGAGAAAGAGGAGGAAATTGCGGCTTATATTTCCGGTATCAGCAATTAGCCTGGCTGAAGTGCCTCTAAGAATTAACGAGCTTTATTTTATTTTTGTGCTTGCCGGGTTTTACCTGCAATAGCTATTTAACTTCACCTTTACCCAAGGCAGGTACAGATTAATTATTAATGCGCAGCACATCCTATTTATCTAAAGAAATATTTATTACCGATACTCAGAATGCTTTCTTTTCTGCAGTTGCTGTTGTGGTTGCTTTAAGCCTTAGCCAGCTTGCCGATTTAGGTATGGCGACAGGTTTCTTTGTTGTAGGCATGCAAAGTGTAACTGGCCTTAATATAAAAGGGCAGATCAGAAACAGAATAGTTGCGGCTGCAAAAGCAGTGAGTGTTCTTATTGGTACTGCTTTGTTGGCGGTAGCCACAAAAGATCATATAGCTTTAGCTGTTCTTGGTGCTATTGCGCTGGCGTTCAGCTTTGGTTATTGGCGTCAGGTGTTTCCCCTTAACTGGCCCGATGTGAATATTCCTGCCGGCGTTATTTTTTTCATGGCTATGTCGGATGCGCACTATAGTACACCTGTAAGTGTTACTGCTATAGGAGGGGGCTTAGGTCTTCTGTCGCAACTCCTATTATGTATTATTTTGCCTGGGGTAGGGGAGCAGGAGATAAAAGCGACAGAAAATATTCTCTCTCAAAATGGAAATGCTAAAGAGGAATCGGCCTTCATACTGCAATGGAGCCAGCAACTAAAGTTAAGACCGGATCTCTTACTCTATAGTATTACATTAAGTGTATTGCTGGCAATAGGCGTTTTAATTGATAGCTTTACGAGTTATGGGCATGGCTATTGGATGCCGTTTACAGCTATAGTTGTTCTGCAGGTTAGCCACACCCATACCGTAAAACGCATTGGTGAAAGAATGGTAGGGACCTTATGCGGTTGTTTATTGGGAAGTGGCCTTCTGCTGCTTCACCTGCCACCTGTCCTGCATATAGGGTTAGTAGCCTGTAATATCTTTCTTTTTCTTTATTATGTGCGGAAGCACTATGCAGTGGCTGTAATTTTTATCACTGTTTTTGTTTTACTGCTGCTTGGCAGCCATTCCAGCGAGCCATTGCAGCTCGCTCTGGAAAGAATCCTGTTTACATTGGCTGGTGGAGCGCTGACCTTTATCATTTCCTTTGCCTTACTGCATAAACGCCAGCTGTAACAGCCGGAGCTTTGTTTTCCCTGTTCTAGGTTCTTATCTTCTTTCATAATCCTTCTAATGTAGACCCGACTTCAAATAAACAGCCTGATACACCATAACTGCTTTATTTTTACAGTTGATCTCAGCATCTGTTAAGCGTATAGCCAGCCAGCGTAGCAGGTATAATCGAACGACGCATATACAATTGAGCTTGATATAGCAATTCAGTTTCACATACTATAGACCCTGAAAAGCAAAGCAGGGACTATCCCCTCAAAACTTTCTTCAACCGGCCCTTGGTTTGAGCTTAGCTGTTGTTTTGCCAAGGCGCTGCCTCCGGGTGCGCAGCCTTGGGCACTCATGAAAACCTTGGCTTCTCCGGAACCCCGGGCAGGGGTGCGGGTGTTCTCTTTAAGCGCCCCTGCTGCATCAGGTGCTTGCTTGGGCGCCTTTTCCCATCCCGCTGAAAATTATTTTGAAACCATTGCGGCTGAGGCAGAGGGGCTTAGCCGCTCGGGGGGCTGCCGGGGCTCTTTTTTCAGGGGCCGGCGCTTGCGGGGCGGGGAAAGATTGCTACCTTTGCATCCCCGTTCGGCAGGAGCGGTTTGGCTAACAGGGGCTGCAGGGCACTAAGGTCGAAAATAAAAAGTTGCCTGGTTGCTTGCAAAGCGGGAAAAGGTTCTTACCTTTGCATCCGCTTCGGACGGCAGGTCCGGAAGGGAGCGCCGGAGGCTGCGACGCCGAAGGGCAGGGAAAAAAGAAAAAATATTTTTCGCTTTTGCTTGCGGTTTTATAGAAAGTCCTTACCTTTGCACTCCCTTAACGAAAGGGGCTCAGCAAAGCGAGCGCGACACAGTGCGTCACACGGCAGGGAAGGCTGCCGCAGGCGGGAGGAGGAAGTCCTCCCGGCAAGTTCTTTGAGAGATTGGTTGAGACAGAAATTCAAGGTAAGTCCGCGCGGGTGATCGCAACAGATCAGCTGCGCCGAGGCCCCTTCCCCCGCCGGGGGGAGGGGCGGAAGTGAAAAAGGAAAGCCTGGGTCGGACGAACACATTTGCGGTAGCGATGCTGCATTAAGTAATTTTTACAATGGAGAGTTTGATCCTGGCTCAGGATGAACGCTAGCGGCAGGCCTAATACATGCAAGTCGAACGAGTCCAGGGGCTTCGGTTCCTGGGTTAGTGGCGCACGGGTGCGTAACGCGTATGCAACCTGCCTTCCATAGGGGGATAGCCCACCGAAAGGTGGATTAATACCGCATAAGACAGCGGGGTGGCATCACCCTGCTGTTAAAGCTGAGGCGATGGAAGATGGGCATGCGTGCCATTAGCTAGTTGGCGGTGTAACGGACCACCAAGGCGACGATGGCTAGGGGTTCTGAGAGGATG contains these protein-coding regions:
- a CDS encoding NAD(P)/FAD-dependent oxidoreductase, yielding MAAYARIESTGNPRVVVIGGGFAGLELVKSLKHAPVQVVLIDKQNYHTFQPLLYQVATTGVEADSIIHPFRKIFGKHDNFYFRLAEVQHIDTEKQFVETSIGLIGYDYLVIATGATTNYFGDKEMEQNAVAMKSTVDAITLRNTILCNFENALQLDDPEQVNSLMDYVIVGGGPTGVELAGALCELRNHVFPKDYRELDFKEMDIHLIQSGGQLLKGMSEEASLKSLKFLEELGVKVWLNRRVKSYDGYTVILDSGETLKSRTLIWAAGVTGAPVPGLRPESVLRGNRIQVDVYNRVAGYNNIFAIGDIAAMVTDENPQGHPMLAQPAMQQGELLGKNFINMLTSKPLQPFKYKDQGAMATIGRNRAVADLKLFNKEIKTQGFFAWLIWMFIHLISIVGFRNRLVVMLNWCWNYFTFNSDNRIIIGNKQENIPVADTITHKTIT
- a CDS encoding aldehyde dehydrogenase family protein, which gives rise to MKQAEVMSEKETVTGYEDLNKQYIGGEWMDGSEDYEIENLNPYDESVLNKFKCASTGDVDRAFHIAKEVGKSWGETNPIERRAIMLKAAEILQQRKEEVIDWLVNEAGSTHLKAGIELQQTYDMIVEAASFPTRMQGLITPSSVPGKENYIYRKPLGVIGIISPWNFPLYLSMRSIAPAIAIGNTIVVKPASQSPVTGGTLAAKIFEEAGLPAGVFNVVVGKSSAIGDYFTGHPISKLVSFTGSTPVGKGIGRIGGEGLKKLALELGGNNAFIILDDADVDRAVEAAAFGRFMHQAQICMSTNRILVHESLYDEFTEKFVEKARQIKYGDPRKEDTIVGPLIDNKAAKRVVELVERTVKAGAKLETGGTAEGNVVLPTVLSGVTKDMPIFQEEVFGPAVGIISFKDDEEAIELANATEFGLSGALHTQDLQRGIQVARRVETGMIHINDQSVNDEPQTPFGGEKNSGVGRFGDGFILDEMTTVQWVSVQVKPRQYPI
- a CDS encoding FUSC family protein — protein: MRSTSYLSKEIFITDTQNAFFSAVAVVVALSLSQLADLGMATGFFVVGMQSVTGLNIKGQIRNRIVAAAKAVSVLIGTALLAVATKDHIALAVLGAIALAFSFGYWRQVFPLNWPDVNIPAGVIFFMAMSDAHYSTPVSVTAIGGGLGLLSQLLLCIILPGVGEQEIKATENILSQNGNAKEESAFILQWSQQLKLRPDLLLYSITLSVLLAIGVLIDSFTSYGHGYWMPFTAIVVLQVSHTHTVKRIGERMVGTLCGCLLGSGLLLLHLPPVLHIGLVACNIFLFLYYVRKHYAVAVIFITVFVLLLLGSHSSEPLQLALERILFTLAGGALTFIISFALLHKRQL